One segment of Stappia sp. 28M-7 DNA contains the following:
- the lpdA gene encoding dihydrolipoyl dehydrogenase — MSQFDLVVIGTGPGGYVCAIKAAQLGLKVAVVEKRATHGGTCLNIGCIPSKAMLHTSELFEEAAEHFEDFGIKVGKPKLDLKAMMGHKQKTIDGNVSGIEFLFKKNKVTPFHGTGRILAAGRVEVTAEDGSKQEIGAKSIVIATGSDVAPLPGVEIDEKQIVSSTGALELDKVPGKLVVVGAGVIGLELGSVWRRLGSEVTVVEFMDKILGPMDADISRNFQRILKKQGVEFHLSSKVTAVEKTGKQLIVTVEPAAGGEAAAKTLEADVVLVAIGRRPYTSGLGLEEAGVALDERGRVKTDSHYQTNVPGIYAIGDVIAGPMLAHKAEDEGVALAEILAGQAGHVNYGVIPGVVYTSPEVAEVGKSEESLKAEGISYKVGKFAFIANGRAKATNHTEGFVKVLADAETDRVLGVHIIGHGAGEMIHEAAVLMEFGGSAEDLARTCHAHPTMSEAVKEAAMAAFAKPIHA; from the coding sequence ATGTCACAGTTTGATCTCGTCGTCATCGGCACCGGCCCCGGCGGCTATGTCTGCGCCATCAAGGCGGCCCAGCTCGGCCTCAAGGTTGCCGTTGTCGAAAAGCGCGCCACCCATGGCGGCACCTGCCTGAACATCGGCTGCATCCCCTCCAAGGCGATGCTGCACACGTCCGAGCTGTTCGAGGAGGCGGCCGAGCATTTCGAGGACTTCGGCATCAAGGTCGGCAAGCCGAAGCTCGATCTCAAGGCGATGATGGGCCACAAGCAGAAGACCATCGACGGCAATGTCAGCGGCATCGAGTTCCTGTTCAAGAAGAACAAGGTGACGCCGTTCCACGGCACGGGCCGCATTCTTGCCGCCGGCCGGGTCGAGGTGACCGCCGAGGATGGCTCCAAGCAGGAGATCGGGGCGAAGTCCATCGTCATCGCCACCGGCTCCGACGTGGCCCCGCTCCCCGGTGTCGAGATCGACGAGAAGCAGATCGTCTCCTCCACCGGCGCGCTGGAGCTGGACAAGGTCCCGGGCAAGCTGGTCGTCGTCGGCGCCGGCGTTATCGGCCTCGAGCTCGGCTCCGTCTGGCGGCGTCTTGGCTCCGAGGTGACGGTCGTCGAGTTCATGGACAAGATCCTCGGCCCGATGGACGCCGACATTTCCCGCAACTTCCAGCGCATCCTCAAGAAGCAGGGCGTCGAGTTCCACCTGTCCTCCAAGGTCACGGCCGTGGAGAAGACGGGCAAGCAGCTCATCGTCACGGTTGAGCCGGCCGCCGGCGGCGAAGCGGCTGCCAAGACGCTCGAGGCCGATGTGGTGCTCGTGGCCATCGGTCGCCGTCCCTATACCTCCGGCCTTGGCTTGGAAGAGGCCGGCGTGGCGCTCGACGAGCGCGGCCGGGTCAAGACCGACAGCCACTACCAGACCAATGTGCCCGGCATCTATGCCATCGGCGATGTGATCGCCGGCCCGATGCTCGCCCACAAGGCCGAGGACGAGGGCGTTGCCCTTGCGGAGATCCTCGCGGGCCAGGCCGGCCACGTGAACTACGGGGTCATCCCCGGCGTGGTCTATACCAGCCCCGAGGTTGCCGAGGTCGGCAAGAGCGAAGAGTCGCTGAAGGCCGAGGGCATCTCCTACAAGGTCGGCAAGTTCGCCTTCATCGCCAATGGCCGCGCCAAGGCAACCAACCATACCGAAGGCTTCGTCAAGGTGCTGGCCGATGCGGAGACCGACAGGGTCCTCGGCGTTCACATCATCGGCCACGGCGCCGGCGAGATGATCCACGAGGCGGCGGTCCTGATGGAGTTCGGCGGCTCGGCCGAGGATCTGGCGCGCACCTGCCACGCTCACCCGACCATGAGCGAGGCCGTGAAGGAGGCCGCGATGGCCGCCTTCGCCAAGCCGATCCACGCCTGA